The following are from one region of the Stanieria cyanosphaera PCC 7437 genome:
- the dnaB gene encoding replicative DNA helicase yields MNDNHLPPTNIEAEEAILGGILLDPKAITIVADILPVEAFSISTHQQIYKAALLLHHKDKQVDLMTVSTWLSDHKLLEKVGGTTKLAQLLNRTVSAVNIDRYSLLVLDKYQRRRLIAAGHEIVDLGYDTAIELETVFDFAESKLFALTTDKKDKFTTEPINDCLADIFNELEQGSLPLFSTGLTDLDSLIGGLTKQDLIIVAARPSMGKSWFACYLANHIAIKEKKPVVFFSAEMSRKQLTKRFLAMHTGIDSQRLMNNVIYEDEMDSLVNGLSNLAELPIEINDTPAEQLTPAKIRSELRKIQSKRGELGLVVLDYIQKLGDRAAGNRAQVIGKYSGACKDIAKQFNVPFVVLAQINRGVESQSNKRPAMASLKDSGDIEQDGDLLLMLYRDEYYKSDTEDNGVMEVIVGKNRNGATGTCKVLFDPSVGAFCDYTS; encoded by the coding sequence ATGAATGATAATCATTTACCTCCCACTAACATTGAAGCTGAAGAAGCTATCTTAGGAGGAATATTACTCGACCCAAAGGCAATTACCATTGTTGCTGATATTCTACCAGTAGAAGCTTTTTCTATTTCTACTCATCAACAGATATACAAAGCAGCACTCTTGTTACATCACAAAGATAAGCAAGTAGATTTGATGACTGTTTCTACTTGGCTATCAGACCATAAATTACTGGAAAAAGTTGGAGGTACAACTAAATTAGCACAACTGTTAAATCGTACTGTATCAGCCGTTAATATTGACCGCTACAGTCTCTTGGTTTTAGATAAGTATCAGCGTCGTCGTTTAATTGCTGCTGGTCATGAAATAGTCGATTTAGGATACGATACAGCAATAGAATTAGAAACAGTCTTTGACTTCGCTGAATCCAAGCTCTTCGCTCTAACTACTGATAAGAAAGATAAGTTTACTACTGAACCAATTAATGACTGTCTAGCTGATATCTTCAATGAATTAGAACAAGGTTCATTACCTCTTTTTTCTACTGGTTTAACCGACTTGGATTCTTTAATTGGTGGTTTAACTAAACAGGATTTAATTATTGTTGCAGCACGTCCGAGTATGGGGAAGTCTTGGTTTGCTTGTTACCTGGCTAATCACATTGCTATTAAAGAGAAAAAGCCAGTAGTCTTCTTTTCTGCTGAAATGTCCAGAAAACAGTTGACTAAGAGATTTCTAGCGATGCACACGGGCATTGACTCTCAAAGATTAATGAACAATGTCATCTATGAAGATGAGATGGATTCTTTAGTTAATGGTTTGAGTAATTTAGCTGAATTACCCATCGAGATTAATGACACTCCAGCCGAACAATTAACCCCTGCTAAAATTCGTTCTGAGTTGAGGAAAATCCAATCGAAAAGAGGAGAACTAGGATTAGTTGTACTGGACTACATTCAGAAACTAGGAGACAGAGCAGCAGGGAATAGAGCGCAAGTTATCGGCAAATATAGTGGGGCTTGTAAGGATATTGCCAAACAGTTTAACGTACCATTTGTTGTCTTAGCTCAAATTAACCGAGGTGTTGAATCTCAAAGTAATAAGCGTCCTGCTATGGCTTCCTTGAAAGACAGTGGAGATATTGAACAAGACGGCGATCTTCTTTTAATGCTTTATCGAGATGAATATTACAAGTCGGACACTGAGGATAATGGAGTGATGGAAGTAA